In the Malassezia vespertilionis chromosome 3, complete sequence genome, one interval contains:
- a CDS encoding Ulp1 peptidase (EggNog:ENOG503P3Y4; COG:O; MEROPS:MER0011024), with amino-acid sequence MEPLHFYADATPSPSHKRVHEQEMSPSIKQSKTPAPGADGADDSRDELDFLSLASPAKPLRERMRKRDVPSATPGAAHTMQSISIPLRVLYINQEWYSDASDLQLVSFSTHFAVLCGASELLKIALRDIHSWKISSSEHKLLVLAVGRGETQARLARLVLVPPPLPIFHIAFLPLTTDAWGILVDRVRYSPTLYPGELIPEPGAKSLCSSWTQRNTTRLFSEHAPRKPVPVAVGEHRAATHGAQAPQPTTLYTPIPHPTRKTRAATRVEEERRASELDKPILRYPAHGPYAVTLLGSDVERLNEHEFLNDTLIEFGLRFIMEQVSQRDPHLASQIHLFNSFFFMKLNEYRDRSKSYEQVRKWTNRVNIFDKEMLIVPINENMHWYVAIVVNPRGVLGIKDHGMRLLRRTSRHGAEHEDGERSLLPSTAAQAGETYVLVLDSLGSTHVRVKNVLRDYLRLEARDKQRVPEDVDLRRLGDPIHVDVQVPTQPNSCDCGIYLLHNMECFLSDPATLLPIALGARRGADKTMDAAWNEKQLESRRAYWKSAITKLGKRWREGQAE; translated from the coding sequence ATGGAGCCGTTGCATTTCTACGCGGATGCTACGCCATCGCCCAGCCACAAGCGCGTACACGAGCAGGAAATGTCGCCGAGCATCAAGCAGAGCAAAACTCCAGCACCTGGCGCGGACGGCGCGGACGATTCGCGCGATGAACTCGACTTTTTGTCGCTTGCATCGCCCGCcaagccgctgcgcgagcgcatgcgcaagcgcgatgTGCCGAGCGCTACACCgggtgctgcgcacacgaTGCAAAGCATTTCGATCCCGCTGCGTGTACTCTACATTAACCAGGAATGGTACAGTGACGCGAGTGATCTCCAGCTTGTCTCGTTCAGCACGCACTTTGCCGtcctttgcggcgcatcggaGCTCCTAAAAATTGCGCTGCGTGACATTCACAGCTGGAAGATTAGCAGTAGCGAGCACAAGCTCTTGGTGCTTGCTGTGGGCCGCGGCGagacgcaggcgcgcttggcgcgcttggtgcTCGTACCGCCTCCGCTTCCCATTTTCCACATCGCATTCCTTCCATTGACTACCGATGCTTGGGGCATACTTGTAGACCGCGTACGATACTCGCCGACCCTTTACCCCGGCGAGCTTATCCCCGAGCCCGGTGCGAAGAGTTTGTGCAGTAGCTGGACGCAGCGGAACACGACGCGTCTCTTTTCCGAGCACGCACCACGCAAGCCTGTGCCCGTCGCGGTGggcgagcaccgcgcagcgacgcatggcgcgcaggcgccgcagcccacCACCTTGTATACCCCTATACCACATCCTACGCGAAAAACACGCGCAGCCACACGCGTAGAAgaggagcgccgcgcctcggaGCTGGATAAGCCCATTTTGCGGTAcccagcgcacggcccGTACGCCGTCACGCTTCTCGGCTCTGacgtcgagcgcctcaACGAGCATGAGTTCCTGAATGATACTTTGATCGAGTTTGGGCTGCGCTTTATCATGGAGCAGGTAAGCCAGCGCGATCCGCACCTTGCCAGCCAGATCCACCTATTCAACTCGTTCTTTTTTATGAAATTAAACGAGTACCGCGATCGCAGCAAGTCATACGAGCAGGTGCGCAAGTGGACGAATCGTGTAAACATCTTTGACAAAGAAATGCTGATTGTGCCCATCAACGAAAACATGCATTGGTACGTTGCGATTGTTGTGAATCCTAGAGGTGTGTTGGGCATCAAGGACCACGGAATGCGGCTCCTTCGCCGCACTTCGCGCCACGGAGCGGAGCACGAAgatggcgagcgcagcctTTTGCCCagcaccgctgcgcaagcaggcgAAACCTACGTCCTTGTTCTCGACAGTCTCGGCAGCACACACGTGCGTGTAAaaaatgtgctgcgcgactacCTACGtctcgaagcgcgcgataAACAGCGGGTTCCTGAGGATGTAGATCTGCGCCGACTGGGCGATCCCATCCATGTGGACGTCCAAGTGCCTACCCAGCCGAACTCGTGTGATTGCGGTATATACCTATTGCACAACATGGAATGTTTTCTTTCCGACCCAGCCACATTGCTTCCcattgcgcttggcgcacggcgcggcgcggacaAAACAATGGACGCTGCGTGGAACGAAAAGCAGCTCgagtcgcgccgcgcttaCTGGAAAAGTGCAATTAccaagctcggcaaacgATGGCGCGAGGGACAGGCAGAATAG